GTGCGATCCAGCACTGGGCAGGGTGCGCCTCGTCGCGGGCGATCCTCGCCGTCAACACCGACCCGGAGGCGCCGATGATGACCCGGGCGACGTACGCCGTCGTCGGCGACATGCACGAGGTGGTGCCGGCGATCGTCGAGGAGATCCGCAAGCGCGGCTGACCGGGCTCAGCCGACCTCGTCGAGCCAGTCGAGCAGCAGCCGCGTGAACTCCTCGGGGCGCTCCAGCGACGGCAGGTGCGCCGCCTCGGGCCACAGCACCTCGCGGGAGTGCGGGACGCCGGCCAGCACGCGCGCCGCGGCGTCCGCGATGGCGTCCACGTCGAGGCCGCCGCTGAGCACCAGGGTCGGGACGCCGATCTCACCGAGCCGCTCCAGCAAGGGCGGATCGAGCTCGGCCTCCTCGACGTCGTCCCAGCCGTCGGTCAGCTCGAAGGCCCGGCGCTGCATCTCGCCGACGAGGGCTCGCGCCTGCGGGTCCACCCGGTCGGACCGCTGCCCGGGACCGTCCACCCAGGTCGCGAGGTTGGCCTCGACGGCGGCCGCGAGGTCACCGGAGGCGAGCGCGGTGTTCTCCGCGGTGGCGAAGGCACGCAGCTGGTCGGTCATCTCCGGGATCAGCGAGCCGCCCGGCGCGGCCAGCAGCAGCGAGCGGACCCGGGCGGGGTCGGTCACGGCGACCTCGGCTGCGACCCCGGCACCGAACGACGCCCCGACCACGTGGACGGCGTCGATCCCCTCGGCGGCGAGGACGTCGAGCACGTCGCGGTGGGGTGCCAGCTCCCCCTCCGGTCGCTCCGTGGACTCGCCGAAGCCGCGCAGGTCGACCCGGAGCACGTCCCGGCGCGCGGTCAGCTCCCCCCAGAACGACTCCCACATGCGGCGGTCGGCGACGCCGGCGTGGACCAGCAGCACCGGGACGGAGCCGGTCGGACCGGCACGATCGAACGCGAGCGAGGGCATCGCCCCATCCAACGGGCCGGCCGTGACGCGCGGCAACCCGGTTTCGACGACCAATGTCACACGCCCCGCGAACCCACGCGGTCCATCGGGAAGGTAGCGTTCTTATCCGTGGCAACTCCGACCCTGGTCAAGGGAGCACGCTCGACCCGCTCGACCATCGCCCTCAAGCTGTTGATGGCCGTGAGCGGCATCGTCTTCATCGGTTTCGTGCTGCTCCACATGTACGGCAACCTCAAGGCCTTCGCCGGTCACGACGCCTTCAACGAGTACGCGCACCACCTGCGCGTGCTGGGCGAGCCGATGCTGCCCCACGAGGGTGCGCTGTGGATCATCCGCGTGGTCCTGCTCGGCTCGCTGCTCGCGCACGTGTACGCCGCGTTCACGCTCTGGTCCCGGGCCAAGCGGGCGCGCTCCACGTCGTACGTCATGAAGAAGCGCACCGGCGCGACGTTCGCGAGCCTGATGATGCGCTGGGGCGGCGTGACGCTGCTGCTGTTCATCGTCTGGCACCTGCTGAACTTCACGGTCGTCAAGGTGAACCCGACCGGCGGCTCGACGAGCGACCCCTACAACCTCCTGGTCGACAGCTTCTCGACGTGGTGGCTCACGCTGATCTACCTGGCCGCGATGGCCATGCTCGGCGCGCACCTGCACCACGGCATCTGGAGCGCCGCCCAGACCCTCGGACTCACCGGCACCGCCCACGCCCGCCAGCGGGCCAAGGCCGTCGGTTTCACCCTCGCGCTGATCATCTCGGTCGGCTTCTCGCTGGTGCCGGTCGCCGTGCTCGCCGGCATCATCTCGAAGTAAGGGAGCAGCCCCATGAGTGACTTCAAGGACATGCCCGACACCACCTCGGCCGCCGAGCCGTCCCTGTCCGCGGACACCGAGGGCGAGCACGACGACGCCGCGGGCTTCTACACGCCGGGCGAGCCGATCGCCGACGCCAAGGCCCCGGGCGGCCCGGTCGCCGACCGGTGGGCGACCCGCAAGTTCGAGTCCCGGCTGGTCAACCCGGCCAACCGCCGCAAGCTCTCGATCATCATCGTCGGCACCGGCCTGGCCGGCGCTTCCGCCGCGGCCACCCTCGGCGAGGCCGGCTACCGGGTGAAGTCCTTCTGCTACCAGGACTCCCCGCGCCGCGCCCACTCGATCGCCGCGCAGGGCGGCATCAACGCGGCCAAGAACTACAAGGAGGACGGCGACTCCACCCACCGCCTCTTCTACGACACGGTCAAGGGCGGCGACTACCGCAGCCGCGAGTCGAACGTCTACCGGCTGGCCGAGGTCAGCGTGAACATCATCGACCAGTGCGTCGCGCAGGGCGTCCCGTTCGCCCGCGAGTACGGCGGCCTGCTCGACAACCGGTCCTTCGGCGGCGTCCAGGTCTCCCGCACCTTCTACGCGCGCGGCCAGACCGGCCAGCAGCTGCTGATCGGCGCCTACCAGGCCCTCGAGCGGCAGGTGGCCGCCGGGACGGTGTCCTGCTACACCCGGCACGAGATGGTCGAGCTGATCGTCGTCGACGGTGAGGACGGACCGCGGGCTCGTGGAATCGTGGCCCGCGACATGGTCACCGGCGAGATCGAGACCCACACCGCCGACGTCGTGGTGCTGGCCTCCGGTGGCTACGGCAACGTCTTCTACCTCTCGACCAACGCCATGGGCTGCAACGTCACCGCGACCTGGCGTGCCCACCGCAAGGGCGCCTACATGGCCAACCCCTGCTACACGCAGATCCACCCGACCTGCATCCCGGTCTCGGGGTCCCACCAGTCGAAGCTGACCCTGATGAGCGAGTCGCTGCGCAACGACGGCCGGATCTGGGTGCCCAAGAGCAAGGCGGACTGCGAGAAGGACCCGCGCGAGATCCCCGAGGAGGCCCGCGACTACTACCTCGAGCGGATCTACCCCTCCTTCGGCAACCTGGTCCCCCGCGACATCGCCTCGCGTGCTGCCAAGAACGTCTGCGACGAGGGTCGCGGTGTCGGCCCGGAGGTCGACGGCGTACGGCGAGGTGTCTACCTCGACTTCACGGCCGCGATCGAGCGAATGGGCAAGGACGGCATCGAGGAGAAGTACGACAACCTCTTCGACATGTACGAGCGGATCACGGGTGAGAACCCGTACGAGATGCCGATGCGCATCTACCCGGCCGTCCACTACGTCATGGGCGGGCTCTGGGTCGACTACGACCTGCAGGCCTCGATCCCGGGCCTGTTCGTCACCGGAGAGGCCAACTTCTCCGACCACGGCGCCAACCGGCTCGGCGCCTCGGCGCTGATGCAGGGCCTGGCCGACGGCTACTTCGTGCTGCCGCACACGATCCGCGACTACCTCGCCGACGGCCCGTTCGAGCCGGTCGCGGACGACCACCCCGCGGTCGTCGAGGCCCGCGAGTCCGTGCAGTCGCGGATCGACCACTTCCTCAACAACGCCGGCACCCGCAGCGTCGACTCCTACCACCGCGAGCTCGGCAACATCATGTGGGAGTTCTGCGGGATGGAGCGGACCGAGGACGGCCTGAAGAAGGCGATCGACCTGATCCGCACCCTCAAGGACGACTTCTGGCGCAACGTGAAGGTGCTCGGCACCGCCGACTCGCTCAACCAGAGCCTCGAGAAGGCCGGCCGCGTCGCCGACTTCTTCGAGCTCGGCGAGCTGATGTGCATCGACGCCCTCAACCGTCGCGAGTCCTGCGGCGGCCACTTCCGCGGTGAGTCCCAGACCGAGGACGGCGAGGCGCTGCGCCACGACGACCAGTACGCCTACGTCGCCGCCTGGGAGTTCGCCGGCGACGACCAGCCGCCCGTCCTGCACAAGGAAGACCTCGTCTACACGGCGATCGAGATGAAGCAGAGGTCGTACAAGTGAAGCTCACCCTCAAGATCTGGCGCCAGGCCGACTCGTCGGACCCCGGCGGCATGCACACCTACGAGCTCGACGAGGTCTCGGAGGACATGTCGTTCCTCGAGATGCTCGACGTCCTCAACGAGCAGCTGATCGAGCAGGGCGAGGACCCTGTCGCCTTCGACTCCGACTGCCGCGAGGGCATCTGCGGCATGTGCGGCCTGATGATCAACGGCGACGCCCACGGACCGGAGGTCACCACGACCTGCCAGCTCCACATGCGCTCGTTCTCCGACGGTGAGACGATCACCATCGAGCCGTGGCGCGCCGACGCCTTCCCGGTCCTCAAGGACCTGTGCGTCGACCGCTCCGCCTTCGACCGGATGATCGCCTCGGGCGGCTACATCTCGGTCAACACCGGCTCGGCCCCCGAGGCGCACTCCGTGCCGGTCCCCCGCGACGACGCGCTGCGTGCCTTCAACGTGGCGACCTGCATCGGCTGCGGCGCCTGCGTGGCCGCCTGCCCCAACGGGTCGGCGTCGCTGTTCATGGGCGCCAAGATCACCCACCTCGGGGAGCTGCCCCAGGGCCAGCCCGAGCGCGACAGCCGGGTCGTCAACATGGTGGCGCAGCACGACCACGAGGGCTTCGGCGGCTGCACCAACATCGGCCAGTGCACCGCCGCCTGCCCCAAGGAGATCCCGCTCGACGTCATCTCGCAGCTCAACAAGGACCTGCGGACCGCGATGCGTCACGGTCACTGAGCCCGGACGACCGGGACCACGCCCTCACTGTCGCGGGGCGCGCAGGGCCTTCCAGCCGAGTCGGCCCAGCACCCCTGCGATGGCGAAGTTGACGACGATCAGCACGGAGTGGGCGACCCAGTAGCCCGTGGCGCGGTCCTCGCCGGCGGCGTACGCGGCGTAGAGGTTGCGGGTGAACATCCCGAAGGTCAGGACGTTCCAGACGGCCACGGCCAGCAGCAGCACCCCGTGCCTGCGCTCGAACCTCACGGCTTCTCCTTCCGGCGGCGCACCAGCGCCACGAGTCCCAGCATCGACGCCCCACCGGCCGCGAACGCGACCTTCGGGTCCACCCTGCTCCCGTGACCGCCCTCCGGGGTCTCCCGCAGCTGCACGTGGGCCAGCTCCTTCATCGCCAGGTCCGACCGGTCGGCGTCGAGCGCCTCCCGGTCGCGCACGGCGCGCGCCTCGGGCGCGGTGTGGGCCCACGCGGCGGCGTACATCACGACACGGGAGAAGTAGTTGATCCACACCAGCAGGATCAGGGCGATGCCGAAGACCTGGAAGGCCTCCGACTCCTGCGTCGCGGCCAGCAGCAGGAACGAGATGCGCTTGAGCACCTCGAACCCCACGGCGCCCAGCAGCGCACCGCCCCACAGCGCACGGTTCGGCGCGTGCGGCTGCGCGAGCAGCTTGAAGAGCGTGAAGAACAGCAGCATGTTGGCGCCGAAGCCGAGGACGTAGGTCATCAGCTCCAGCAGCGGGGCGAGCTCCTGGTCGAGCCCGATCCAGGCCAGCAGGTCCCCTGCGAAGCCGCTCACGAACCCGGTGACGGCGACGCTGAGCACCAGCGTGGTGCCGATCACGGCCAGGCTCACGAGGTCTCGCAGCTTGCCGAGGACGAAGTTCGGCTGCTCGCGCTGCGGGAGCTCGAAGACCACCACCAGGGCCTCGCGCATGGCCGACAGCCAGCCCAGCCCGGCGTAGACGACGCCGACGAGGCCGATGATCCCGGCGACCGCGGCCGCGCTCTGGAAGGTCTCCACCGACATCTCGCCGGGATCGTCGCCGACGATCCCGGGCAGCAGCTGCTCCAGCGCCTCCGCCAGGGCGTCGTCGGCCCCGTCGAAGAGCTTGGAGACCTGTCCGACGACGAAGAACCCGAGCGCCAGCACCGGGAAGAACGACAGGAACGCGAAGTACGTGACCGCGCCCGCCTGGAGGCTGCCCCTGACGGTCCCGTAGTGGTCGACCATCCGCAGCACGTGGTCGACGAACGGCCGTCGTTCCCGGATCGCCTCCAGCCGCTCCTTGATCGACGCCACGTCAGGCCCCGCCACCGAGCGGGAAGTCGCGGGAGGGTCGCCACCCGGCCTGCTCCTCGTGGCGGTAGAGGTGGAACTCCTCGGCCTCGAAGACGCACTCGAAGCCGGCGAGCTCCTCGAAGGCGCGGTCGAGGACCTCGTCCGCGAGATGGTGGGCGATGGTGACGTGGGGGTGGTACGGGAACTGCAGGGGTACGTCGAGCGGTCCCCTGCGTACGTGCGCGGCGAGCTGCTCGCACTGCGAGATCCCCTCCGCCAGCGTCACGAACACGACCGGCGAGACCGGTCGGAAGGTACCCGTGCCGCGGAGGTGGATGCCGAAGGCGCCCACCTCGGCGGCCGCCGCGGCGAGGTGGTCCTCGATCACGGCGAGGTCGTCGTCGGCGACCTCGGTCGGCGGGACCAGCGTGATGTGGGTGGGGATCATGGTGGCCGTCTCGTCACCGAGCGCCGTGCGGTAGTCCTGGAGCTGGGTGGCCCAGGGTTCGGGGATGGCCAGGGCGACACCGATCGTAGGCACCGTTCGACCCTAACGCGCTGCCGCGACGAAGCCGACCCGCTGGTAGACGTCACGCAGCGTGGCCTCGGCGATCGCCCCCGCCTGCTCGGCCCCGCGGCGCAGCACCTCGGTCAGGTGGGTCTGGTCGTCGAGCAGCTCGAGGGTGGTGTCGCGGAACGGCGTGACGAACTCGACGACCACGTCGGCCA
This genomic interval from Nocardioides euryhalodurans contains the following:
- a CDS encoding succinate dehydrogenase/fumarate reductase iron-sulfur subunit, with translation MKLTLKIWRQADSSDPGGMHTYELDEVSEDMSFLEMLDVLNEQLIEQGEDPVAFDSDCREGICGMCGLMINGDAHGPEVTTTCQLHMRSFSDGETITIEPWRADAFPVLKDLCVDRSAFDRMIASGGYISVNTGSAPEAHSVPVPRDDALRAFNVATCIGCGACVAACPNGSASLFMGAKITHLGELPQGQPERDSRVVNMVAQHDHEGFGGCTNIGQCTAACPKEIPLDVISQLNKDLRTAMRHGH
- a CDS encoding SCO4848 family membrane protein; its protein translation is MRFERRHGVLLLAVAVWNVLTFGMFTRNLYAAYAAGEDRATGYWVAHSVLIVVNFAIAGVLGRLGWKALRAPRQ
- a CDS encoding YihY/virulence factor BrkB family protein, with translation MASIKERLEAIRERRPFVDHVLRMVDHYGTVRGSLQAGAVTYFAFLSFFPVLALGFFVVGQVSKLFDGADDALAEALEQLLPGIVGDDPGEMSVETFQSAAAVAGIIGLVGVVYAGLGWLSAMREALVVVFELPQREQPNFVLGKLRDLVSLAVIGTTLVLSVAVTGFVSGFAGDLLAWIGLDQELAPLLELMTYVLGFGANMLLFFTLFKLLAQPHAPNRALWGGALLGAVGFEVLKRISFLLLAATQESEAFQVFGIALILLVWINYFSRVVMYAAAWAHTAPEARAVRDREALDADRSDLAMKELAHVQLRETPEGGHGSRVDPKVAFAAGGASMLGLVALVRRRKEKP
- a CDS encoding 2'-5' RNA ligase family protein codes for the protein MPTIGVALAIPEPWATQLQDYRTALGDETATMIPTHITLVPPTEVADDDLAVIEDHLAAAAAEVGAFGIHLRGTGTFRPVSPVVFVTLAEGISQCEQLAAHVRRGPLDVPLQFPYHPHVTIAHHLADEVLDRAFEELAGFECVFEAEEFHLYRHEEQAGWRPSRDFPLGGGA
- a CDS encoding succinate dehydrogenase cytochrome b subunit, which translates into the protein MATPTLVKGARSTRSTIALKLLMAVSGIVFIGFVLLHMYGNLKAFAGHDAFNEYAHHLRVLGEPMLPHEGALWIIRVVLLGSLLAHVYAAFTLWSRAKRARSTSYVMKKRTGATFASLMMRWGGVTLLLFIVWHLLNFTVVKVNPTGGSTSDPYNLLVDSFSTWWLTLIYLAAMAMLGAHLHHGIWSAAQTLGLTGTAHARQRAKAVGFTLALIISVGFSLVPVAVLAGIISK
- a CDS encoding alpha/beta fold hydrolase, translating into MPSLAFDRAGPTGSVPVLLVHAGVADRRMWESFWGELTARRDVLRVDLRGFGESTERPEGELAPHRDVLDVLAAEGIDAVHVVGASFGAGVAAEVAVTDPARVRSLLLAAPGGSLIPEMTDQLRAFATAENTALASGDLAAAVEANLATWVDGPGQRSDRVDPQARALVGEMQRRAFELTDGWDDVEEAELDPPLLERLGEIGVPTLVLSGGLDVDAIADAAARVLAGVPHSREVLWPEAAHLPSLERPEEFTRLLLDWLDEVG
- a CDS encoding fumarate reductase/succinate dehydrogenase flavoprotein subunit, whose amino-acid sequence is MPDTTSAAEPSLSADTEGEHDDAAGFYTPGEPIADAKAPGGPVADRWATRKFESRLVNPANRRKLSIIIVGTGLAGASAAATLGEAGYRVKSFCYQDSPRRAHSIAAQGGINAAKNYKEDGDSTHRLFYDTVKGGDYRSRESNVYRLAEVSVNIIDQCVAQGVPFAREYGGLLDNRSFGGVQVSRTFYARGQTGQQLLIGAYQALERQVAAGTVSCYTRHEMVELIVVDGEDGPRARGIVARDMVTGEIETHTADVVVLASGGYGNVFYLSTNAMGCNVTATWRAHRKGAYMANPCYTQIHPTCIPVSGSHQSKLTLMSESLRNDGRIWVPKSKADCEKDPREIPEEARDYYLERIYPSFGNLVPRDIASRAAKNVCDEGRGVGPEVDGVRRGVYLDFTAAIERMGKDGIEEKYDNLFDMYERITGENPYEMPMRIYPAVHYVMGGLWVDYDLQASIPGLFVTGEANFSDHGANRLGASALMQGLADGYFVLPHTIRDYLADGPFEPVADDHPAVVEARESVQSRIDHFLNNAGTRSVDSYHRELGNIMWEFCGMERTEDGLKKAIDLIRTLKDDFWRNVKVLGTADSLNQSLEKAGRVADFFELGELMCIDALNRRESCGGHFRGESQTEDGEALRHDDQYAYVAAWEFAGDDQPPVLHKEDLVYTAIEMKQRSYK